From a region of the Verrucomicrobiales bacterium genome:
- a CDS encoding TonB-dependent receptor, with the protein MKGASWRIRLGQGILIRLGLWLLPIHGSAQTSGVTNQVGEAIRRLKDMSLAELLDERVTIVSKTTELSSQAPAAVFVVTGEDIRRSGATSLPEALRLSPNLSVAQVNSSEWAVSARGFNNTLANKLLVMIDGRTIYTPLYAGVFWDAQHVLLEDVDRIEVVSGAGGALWGANAVNGVINVITRSAKDTQGTYITGGGGSFLQDFGAIRYGAAASSNLFYRVYVQRFDRNETSLANGRSAQNGWDLTQGGFRTDWDLSELSAFTFQGDFYGGTQSRPTSSIGIDGQNLLGRWTRRYANGAELKVQTYFDRTWREIPNAFVEDLKTYDIDLQHQLPLGERQTLVVGGGYRLMQDRITNTRVAAFLPPNRDLQLASAFFQDEIELVPERLKTTLGARIEHNDYSGIEVQPSVRLAYMPAERQIVWAAVSRAVRAPSRIDTDYYTPAPPVPVGVPRLSGGPGFEAEDLLAYELGYRVQPTDRLQFSISPYYNFYKDLRSLDLIGPGSYVLANHYRGEIWGVELTSKYQLSDNWRIQGGYNYLHKNLWPDGPGGVNASVREGNDPQHQFSFQSILNLWNGFQLDATGRFVDTLDNPRVDSYFSIDVRLAWQYKRMEFSVVGQNLYDSKHPEFGTQEIPRSVYGKITWRF; encoded by the coding sequence ATGAAGGGCGCCTCCTGGAGAATAAGGTTGGGGCAGGGGATTCTAATCCGTTTGGGGTTGTGGCTTTTGCCCATCCATGGGTCGGCTCAGACTTCGGGCGTTACCAACCAGGTCGGGGAGGCGATCCGCCGTCTCAAAGACATGAGCTTGGCTGAGTTGCTCGATGAGCGGGTCACCATCGTGTCAAAAACGACGGAGCTCTCGTCACAGGCCCCCGCAGCCGTCTTCGTGGTCACCGGGGAAGATATCCGCCGATCTGGAGCAACCAGCTTGCCTGAGGCCCTGCGATTGTCCCCCAACCTCTCTGTTGCCCAAGTGAACTCGAGCGAGTGGGCCGTGAGTGCTCGAGGTTTCAACAATACTCTCGCCAATAAGTTGCTGGTCATGATCGATGGGCGCACGATTTACACCCCGCTCTATGCCGGTGTCTTTTGGGATGCCCAGCATGTGCTGCTCGAGGATGTGGACCGCATCGAGGTCGTCAGTGGAGCGGGAGGCGCTCTCTGGGGAGCGAACGCCGTAAACGGAGTGATCAACGTGATCACCCGCAGCGCAAAGGATACCCAGGGCACTTATATCACCGGCGGCGGGGGAAGCTTTCTCCAGGATTTCGGTGCGATCCGTTACGGAGCGGCGGCGTCCTCGAATCTCTTCTATCGGGTCTACGTTCAGCGGTTCGATCGGAATGAAACCTCCCTGGCGAACGGGCGATCCGCCCAGAACGGCTGGGACCTGACGCAAGGAGGCTTTCGAACGGACTGGGACCTTTCCGAACTTAGCGCGTTCACCTTCCAAGGCGATTTTTACGGCGGCACCCAGAGCCGTCCCACGTCTTCCATTGGAATCGATGGACAGAATCTGCTCGGTCGCTGGACTCGACGTTACGCAAACGGAGCCGAGCTGAAGGTGCAGACTTACTTCGATCGTACGTGGCGGGAGATTCCCAATGCGTTCGTGGAGGACTTAAAGACTTATGACATCGACCTGCAGCACCAGCTGCCTTTGGGGGAACGTCAGACCCTGGTCGTCGGGGGCGGGTATCGCTTGATGCAGGATCGCATCACCAACACGCGCGTGGCTGCTTTCCTCCCCCCCAATCGAGACCTACAGCTGGCGAGCGCGTTCTTCCAGGATGAGATCGAGTTGGTTCCTGAACGCCTCAAAACGACGCTGGGCGCCCGGATCGAGCATAACGATTACTCGGGTATCGAAGTGCAACCCAGCGTACGTCTGGCGTATATGCCGGCCGAGCGGCAGATTGTGTGGGCGGCAGTCTCAAGGGCCGTTCGGGCGCCCAGCCGCATCGATACCGACTACTACACGCCGGCGCCTCCCGTCCCGGTCGGGGTTCCTCGGTTGTCAGGCGGGCCTGGGTTCGAAGCCGAGGATCTCCTCGCCTATGAGCTGGGTTATCGCGTTCAGCCAACGGATCGCCTCCAGTTTTCCATCTCCCCTTACTATAACTTTTATAAGGATCTGCGCAGCTTGGACCTCATCGGGCCCGGAAGCTATGTGTTGGCAAATCATTATCGGGGCGAAATCTGGGGTGTTGAGCTGACGTCCAAATATCAGCTGAGTGATAATTGGAGGATTCAAGGGGGTTACAACTACCTTCACAAGAATCTCTGGCCGGATGGTCCGGGAGGGGTCAATGCCAGCGTGCGAGAGGGAAACGATCCGCAACACCAATTCTCCTTCCAATCCATCCTCAATCTTTGGAACGGGTTTCAACTGGATGCCACGGGTCGATTCGTGGATACCTTGGACAATCCCCGTGTGGACAGTTATTTCAGCATCGATGTGAGGCTGGCCTGGCAATACAAACGGATGGAGTTCTCGGTTGTCGGCCAGAATCTTTATGATTCCAAGCACCCAGAATTTGGAACTCAGGAAATCCCGCGCAGCGTTTACGGAAAGATCACATGGAGGTTCTGA
- a CDS encoding YfiR family protein, whose protein sequence is MWIALTWAAPWSIGQEVSREYQLKAVLLYNLTQFVEWPASAFPSPESPFIVCVVGPDPFGGALDEAVRAERSNNRPIVIRRINRIEEAADAQVVFFGLARRNEVAEALKRVRGRSLLTVSDFDGFLSSGGTVRMASTPDRKIKLRVNLDSAKASGLTMSAKLLRVCTIVQAGDE, encoded by the coding sequence ATGTGGATTGCCTTAACCTGGGCGGCACCGTGGTCCATCGGCCAGGAGGTCTCGCGGGAGTATCAGCTGAAGGCGGTGTTGTTGTATAACCTGACTCAGTTTGTCGAGTGGCCGGCCTCCGCCTTTCCTTCTCCAGAATCGCCGTTTATTGTGTGTGTGGTGGGTCCGGATCCCTTCGGCGGTGCGCTGGATGAGGCGGTGCGGGCGGAACGGAGCAACAACCGCCCCATCGTCATTCGTCGGATCAACCGAATTGAGGAGGCCGCTGACGCGCAAGTGGTGTTCTTCGGGCTCGCCCGGAGAAATGAAGTGGCCGAGGCTCTGAAACGAGTTCGAGGCCGTTCGCTGCTGACCGTGAGTGACTTCGACGGATTCCTGTCCTCTGGCGGGACCGTGCGGATGGCATCAACCCCGGACCGCAAGATCAAACTCCGGGTCAATCTAGACAGTGCGAAAGCCAGCGGGCTCACGATGAGCGCCAAGCTTCTGCGAGTTTGCACGATCGTGCAGGCAGGAGATGAGTGA